Proteins encoded together in one Micromonospora kangleipakensis window:
- the amcA gene encoding multiple cyclophane-containing RiPP AmcA, translated as MTVYVSRNAMADQSRRRPEPGHASSQWQVRPADPPLLTHVWRRLFEQQAREGDRR; from the coding sequence ATGACGGTTTACGTCTCGCGTAACGCGATGGCCGACCAGTCCCGGCGGCGGCCTGAGCCCGGGCATGCGTCCTCGCAGTGGCAGGTGCGGCCTGCTGATCCGCCGTTGCTCACCCATGTGTGGCGGCGGCTGTTCGAGCAGCAGGCCCGGGAGGGTGATCGCCGGTGA
- a CDS encoding aldo/keto reductase, whose amino-acid sequence MRSRAIGDVPVSAIGLGAMPLSIEGRPAEDRAIATIHAALDAGVTLIDTADSYHWYAGEAGHNEELIAKALAGHPGAAEVLVATKGGRGRPGDGSWTVTATPEHLRRACDASLRRLGVEAIGLYQLHKPDPEIWPDSVGAVRDLVDAGKVRMAGVSNVTVDQLRQARKILGDRLVAVQNRYSPAVRDSEPVLQLCHDLGLAFLPWSPLGGISRSSLDDPSGPASTGTAFHAVAAEHGVSPQRVCLAWLLARSPMVVPIPGASRPATIRDSAAAADLLLDPADLARLDATELAISA is encoded by the coding sequence ATGCGGTCACGCGCGATCGGTGACGTTCCGGTAAGCGCCATCGGCCTGGGCGCCATGCCGCTGTCCATCGAGGGCCGGCCGGCCGAGGACCGGGCCATCGCCACCATCCACGCCGCGCTCGACGCCGGCGTCACGCTGATCGACACCGCCGACTCCTATCACTGGTACGCCGGGGAGGCCGGCCACAACGAGGAACTGATCGCCAAAGCGCTCGCCGGGCATCCGGGGGCGGCCGAGGTGCTGGTGGCGACCAAGGGAGGGCGGGGCCGCCCGGGGGACGGCTCGTGGACCGTGACCGCCACCCCGGAGCACCTGCGACGGGCCTGCGACGCCTCACTGCGCCGGCTCGGGGTCGAGGCGATCGGCCTGTACCAGCTGCACAAGCCGGACCCGGAGATCTGGCCGGACTCGGTGGGCGCGGTGCGGGACCTGGTCGACGCCGGCAAGGTCCGGATGGCCGGCGTCTCGAACGTCACGGTCGACCAGCTCCGGCAGGCCCGGAAGATCCTCGGCGATCGGCTGGTCGCGGTACAGAACCGGTACTCGCCGGCAGTCCGGGACAGCGAGCCGGTGCTGCAGCTCTGCCACGACCTGGGGCTCGCCTTCCTGCCCTGGAGCCCGCTCGGCGGCATCTCACGCAGTTCCCTCGATGACCCGTCCGGACCAGCCTCAACCGGCACGGCGTTCCACGCGGTCGCCGCCGAGCACGGCGTGAGCCCGCAACGGGTCTGCCTGGCCTGGTTGCTCGCCCGGTCCCCGATGGTGGTGCCGATTCCCGGCGCCAGCCGGCCGGCAACGATCCGTGACTCGGCGGCGGCCGCCGACCTGCTCCTCGACCCGGCGGACCTGGCCCGGCTGGACGCGACGGAGCTCGCCATTTCGGCGTGA
- a CDS encoding reductase yields MREVLVIGGSRYFGRLLVTLLQEAGSRVTVVNRGSPPPAGVAHLVADRDDEAALRAACGPRTFDVVIDQVCYTPTQAEVACRVFADRVGRYIMTSTMEVYDPATSPGGLPAAPGVPVVEDAVRPADWPVRLDLPWHDPERLATVFDPATGYAEGKRQAEAMFTRSAPFRYASVRSAHVLGGGARDFTGRLAHYVERVSAGQPVAVHPDPLPTSFIQEREIAEFLRWAAAADFVGPVNATSHGELTAIELCDLVATRVGTPPRYQVVADGPASPFSFDRYYAMDNGRAERLGFRFGAVRDWLPTAIDDALAATQEGRHAVTRDR; encoded by the coding sequence ATGCGAGAGGTGTTGGTCATCGGCGGTAGCCGGTACTTCGGCCGGCTGCTGGTCACCCTGCTCCAGGAGGCCGGCAGCCGGGTCACCGTCGTCAACCGTGGTTCCCCGCCCCCGGCCGGCGTCGCGCACCTGGTCGCCGACCGGGACGACGAGGCAGCGCTGCGGGCGGCGTGCGGCCCCCGTACCTTTGACGTGGTCATCGACCAGGTCTGCTACACCCCGACGCAGGCGGAGGTGGCGTGCCGCGTCTTCGCCGACCGCGTCGGGCGCTACATCATGACGTCCACCATGGAGGTGTACGACCCGGCCACCTCGCCGGGCGGCCTGCCGGCGGCCCCCGGCGTGCCGGTGGTGGAGGACGCGGTGCGGCCGGCGGACTGGCCCGTGCGACTGGACCTGCCCTGGCACGACCCCGAGCGGCTCGCCACGGTCTTCGACCCGGCCACCGGCTACGCGGAGGGGAAGCGGCAGGCGGAGGCGATGTTCACCCGATCGGCGCCGTTCCGGTATGCCAGCGTGCGCAGCGCGCACGTCCTCGGCGGCGGGGCCCGGGACTTCACCGGGCGGCTCGCCCACTACGTCGAGCGGGTGAGCGCCGGGCAACCGGTCGCTGTGCACCCTGATCCGCTGCCGACTTCGTTCATCCAGGAACGGGAGATCGCCGAGTTCCTCCGCTGGGCGGCCGCGGCGGACTTCGTCGGGCCGGTCAACGCGACGTCGCACGGCGAGCTGACGGCCATCGAGCTGTGCGACCTGGTAGCCACCCGGGTCGGCACGCCGCCCCGCTACCAGGTCGTCGCGGACGGCCCGGCGTCACCGTTCTCGTTCGACCGGTACTACGCGATGGACAACGGCCGGGCCGAGCGGCTCGGTTTCCGGTTCGGCGCCGTCCGGGACTGGCTCCCGACGGCCATCGACGACGCCCTGGCGGCGACACAGGAGGGCCGGCATGCGGTCACGCGCGATCGGTGA
- a CDS encoding LysR family transcriptional regulator codes for MIDPHRLRILEAVALHGSFSRAAATLRLTPSAVSQQIAALERSIGTAVVARSTRGVTLTEAGRLLVDAAAVISAELRQAQAQIDRLAGPLRLTIATFSSGGRHLLPAVLTRFVAAHPDVEVNVVEMEPESSLPAVRDGAADLAVAYQFDGPLPGRTGDRSGLEWTPLLADPLSVVTPRNHRLAGKESVDLLDLADERWVLGCRRTEAYLRRFAALAGFEARFAGSTSDYFFAQLLVGAGVGVSLIPEIALLPSAPELAVIPLEPPRPTRHIGVVTARRRRPRPEVDLLVTELGAVAGAPHRTGPVHR; via the coding sequence ATGATCGACCCGCACCGGTTGCGGATCCTGGAGGCGGTGGCGCTGCACGGCAGCTTCAGCCGGGCGGCGGCGACCCTGCGGCTCACCCCGTCCGCCGTCTCGCAGCAGATCGCCGCGCTGGAGCGCAGCATCGGCACCGCGGTGGTGGCCCGCAGCACCCGCGGGGTGACGCTCACCGAGGCGGGCCGGCTGCTGGTCGACGCGGCAGCGGTGATCTCCGCCGAGTTGCGCCAGGCCCAGGCGCAGATCGACCGGCTGGCCGGGCCGCTCCGGCTGACCATCGCCACCTTCAGCAGCGGCGGCCGGCACCTGCTGCCGGCCGTGCTCACCCGCTTCGTCGCCGCACACCCCGATGTCGAGGTGAACGTGGTGGAGATGGAACCGGAGAGCAGCCTCCCGGCGGTCCGCGACGGGGCGGCGGACCTCGCCGTCGCGTACCAGTTCGACGGTCCGCTACCCGGACGGACCGGGGACCGGTCCGGCCTGGAGTGGACGCCGCTGCTCGCCGACCCGCTGTCCGTGGTGACCCCGCGGAACCACCGGTTGGCCGGCAAGGAGTCGGTCGACCTGCTCGACCTGGCCGACGAGCGGTGGGTGCTGGGTTGCCGCCGGACGGAGGCGTACCTGCGGCGGTTCGCCGCGCTCGCCGGCTTCGAGGCCCGGTTCGCGGGCAGCACGAGCGACTACTTCTTCGCCCAACTGCTGGTCGGTGCGGGCGTGGGCGTGTCGCTCATCCCGGAGATCGCGCTGCTCCCGTCCGCGCCGGAGCTCGCCGTCATCCCCCTCGAGCCGCCCCGGCCCACTCGGCACATCGGCGTGGTCACCGCCCGCCGTCGCCGGCCGCGCCCGGAGGTGGACCTGCTCGTCACGGAGCTGGGGGCCGTCGCCGGGGCACCGCACCGGACCGGGCCAGTTCACCGCTGA
- a CDS encoding Clp protease N-terminal domain-containing protein translates to MTNPVQISNPVRLDELIEAIKKVHTDALDQLSDAVLVADHLGDVADHLIGHFVDQARRSGASWTEIGRSMGVTKQAAQKRSAAKAETAAALDPNAGFGRFTDRARNVVVASQNEARAAGSPEIRPEHVALGLLAEPDGLAARLIVARGVPLERLREVVTATFPAPADQVPELIPYDARAKKVLELTFREALRLGHNYVGTEHILLALLEEEAGEGVLTGLGLNKSEMEVAVTGALAEVARRPQS, encoded by the coding sequence ATGACGAATCCCGTGCAGATCAGCAACCCGGTACGCCTCGACGAGCTGATCGAGGCCATCAAGAAGGTGCACACCGACGCGCTGGACCAGCTCAGCGACGCGGTGCTGGTCGCCGACCACCTCGGCGACGTCGCCGACCACCTGATCGGCCATTTCGTCGACCAGGCCCGCCGCTCCGGCGCCTCATGGACCGAGATCGGGCGCAGCATGGGCGTCACCAAGCAGGCGGCCCAGAAGCGGTCCGCCGCCAAGGCGGAGACCGCCGCCGCCCTCGACCCGAACGCCGGCTTCGGCCGCTTCACCGACCGGGCCCGCAACGTGGTGGTCGCCTCCCAGAACGAGGCGCGGGCCGCCGGCAGCCCGGAGATCCGCCCCGAACACGTCGCCCTCGGGCTGCTCGCCGAGCCGGACGGGCTCGCCGCCCGGCTGATCGTGGCGCGAGGCGTACCGCTGGAGCGGCTGCGGGAGGTCGTCACCGCGACCTTCCCGGCGCCGGCCGACCAGGTCCCCGAGCTGATCCCCTACGACGCGCGCGCCAAGAAGGTGCTCGAGCTGACCTTCCGGGAGGCGCTGCGGCTCGGCCACAACTACGTCGGCACCGAGCACATCCTGCTCGCCCTGCTCGAGGAGGAGGCGGGGGAGGGCGTCCTCACGGGACTCGGCCTGAACAAGTCGGAGATGGAGGTGGCCGTCACCGGCGCCCTCGCCGAGGTCGCGCGGCGGCCCCAGTCCTGA
- a CDS encoding DNA repair protein: MPNQPNDRYQQDTERSWRAAGVAGRFPAQPPYREARSGAPLSWAELNALPPAATRRGLNAH; this comes from the coding sequence ATGCCGAATCAGCCGAATGACCGGTACCAGCAGGACACCGAGCGGAGCTGGCGGGCGGCCGGGGTCGCCGGGCGGTTCCCGGCGCAACCGCCGTACCGGGAGGCCCGGAGCGGCGCCCCGCTCTCCTGGGCCGAGCTGAACGCACTACCACCGGCCGCCACCCGACGCGGCCTCAACGCCCACTGA
- a CDS encoding sensor histidine kinase gives MRDLALIFGAALAAALCVGLLGAVALRLLRGRSILVHVVVLLAMTVSAVVAGVAVVAEAMFLSPHDLEVVLITVSAAAVVSLAVGWLFGRRLAAAAVWAGQARERERRIEKGRRDLVAWVSHDLRTPLAGLRAMAEALEDRVVRDPETVDEYHHRIRVETDRMTRLVDDLFELSRINAGALRLSLSAVPLGDVVSDALASTAPLAAARRIRLVAAESGWPTVTASEPELARVVGNLLLNAVRYTPEDGTVRVDAGRDAETAWLAVADTCGGIPESDLPRLFDVAFRGEPARTPRPGNGGGEGSGGLGLAIVRGLIEAHGGRVDVQNITDGCRFVVRLPVAGT, from the coding sequence ATGCGTGACCTGGCGCTGATCTTCGGGGCGGCGCTCGCCGCGGCGCTCTGCGTCGGGCTGCTCGGGGCGGTCGCCCTGCGGCTGCTGCGTGGCCGCTCGATCCTGGTGCACGTCGTCGTGCTGCTCGCCATGACCGTCTCCGCGGTGGTGGCCGGGGTGGCGGTGGTCGCCGAGGCGATGTTCCTCTCCCCGCACGACCTGGAGGTGGTGCTGATCACCGTCTCCGCCGCCGCCGTGGTGAGCCTCGCGGTCGGCTGGCTCTTCGGCCGCCGGCTGGCCGCCGCCGCGGTCTGGGCGGGCCAGGCGCGGGAGCGGGAGCGGCGGATCGAGAAGGGCCGCCGGGACCTGGTCGCGTGGGTCTCGCACGACCTGCGGACGCCGCTCGCCGGGCTGCGCGCCATGGCGGAGGCGCTGGAGGACCGGGTGGTCCGCGACCCGGAGACCGTCGACGAGTACCACCACCGGATCCGGGTGGAGACCGACCGGATGACCCGGCTGGTCGACGACCTGTTCGAGCTGTCCCGGATCAACGCGGGCGCGCTGCGGCTGTCGCTGTCCGCAGTGCCGCTGGGCGACGTGGTCTCCGACGCCCTCGCGAGCACCGCCCCGCTGGCCGCGGCCCGGCGGATCCGGCTGGTCGCCGCCGAGTCGGGCTGGCCGACGGTGACCGCCAGCGAGCCGGAGCTGGCCCGGGTGGTCGGCAACCTGCTGCTGAACGCGGTCCGTTACACGCCGGAGGACGGCACGGTCCGGGTGGACGCCGGCCGGGACGCGGAGACCGCCTGGCTGGCGGTGGCGGACACCTGCGGCGGCATCCCCGAGTCCGACCTGCCCCGCCTCTTCGACGTGGCGTTCCGGGGGGAGCCGGCGCGGACCCCGCGCCCCGGCAACGGCGGCGGGGAGGGCTCGGGCGGGCTGGGGCTGGCGATCGTGCGCGGGCTGATTGAGGCGCACGGCGGGCGGGTAGACGTACAGAACATCACCGATGGCTGCCGGTTCGTGGTCAGGTTGCCGGTCGCGGGAACCTGA
- a CDS encoding response regulator transcription factor encodes MAQRVLVVDDDRTVSDVVCRYLEHAGYQVDHVGDGAAALAAVARHPPHLVVLDLMLPVLDGLEVCRRLRERPDGVPIVMLTARGDEADRILGLQLGADDYLSKPFSPRELVLRVRSVLRRAGGEPVAPPEVLSDDGLEVQTGPRVARLHGRELTLTLREFDLLAHLMRHPARVFRRAELLDRVWGWSFGDQSTVTVHVRRLREKIEADPAHPRRIVTVWGVGYRYEPADA; translated from the coding sequence GTGGCGCAGCGGGTGCTGGTGGTCGACGACGACCGGACGGTCAGCGACGTGGTCTGCCGGTACCTGGAGCACGCCGGCTACCAGGTCGACCACGTCGGCGACGGGGCCGCCGCGCTGGCCGCCGTGGCGCGGCACCCACCGCACCTGGTGGTGCTCGACCTGATGCTGCCGGTGCTGGACGGGTTGGAGGTCTGCCGCCGGCTGCGGGAGCGGCCGGACGGCGTACCCATCGTCATGCTGACCGCGCGCGGCGACGAGGCCGACCGGATCCTCGGCCTCCAGCTGGGCGCGGACGACTACCTGAGCAAGCCCTTCTCCCCGCGGGAGCTGGTGCTGCGGGTGCGCTCGGTGCTGCGCCGGGCCGGCGGCGAGCCGGTCGCGCCACCGGAGGTGCTGAGCGACGACGGCCTGGAGGTGCAGACGGGCCCCCGGGTGGCCCGGCTGCACGGCCGGGAGCTGACCCTCACCCTGCGCGAGTTCGACCTGCTGGCCCACCTGATGCGGCATCCGGCGCGGGTGTTCCGCCGGGCGGAGCTGCTGGACCGGGTCTGGGGCTGGAGCTTCGGCGACCAGTCCACCGTCACCGTCCACGTCCGCCGGCTGCGGGAGAAGATCGAGGCCGACCCGGCCCACCCCCGCCGGATCGTCACCGTCTGGGGCGTCGGCTACCGGTACGAGCCGGCCGATGCGTGA
- a CDS encoding glycosyltransferase family 2 protein, which yields METEVDVVLPCLDEAAALPGVLAGLPPGYRAVVVDNGSTDGSPEVAAAHGARVVHEPRRGYGAAVHTGLLTARTELVCVLDADGSFDPGELPRLAGPVLAGRADLVAGRRRPVTRAAWPWHARAGNALLAAGLRRRGVPVHDLSPIRVARRAALLDLGVADRAFGYPLELLLRAAAAGWWIVELDVPYAPRAAGTRSKVSGSVRGTARAVRDMTAVLRAGVAPVRAARRCPAVANEGRPS from the coding sequence ATGGAGACAGAGGTCGACGTGGTGCTGCCGTGCCTGGACGAGGCGGCCGCCCTGCCCGGTGTGCTCGCCGGGCTGCCGCCCGGGTACCGCGCCGTCGTGGTGGACAACGGCTCCACCGACGGCTCGCCCGAGGTGGCTGCCGCACACGGCGCCCGGGTGGTGCACGAACCCCGACGCGGCTACGGCGCCGCTGTCCACACCGGACTGCTCACCGCCCGTACCGAACTGGTCTGCGTGCTGGACGCGGACGGCTCGTTCGACCCGGGGGAGCTGCCCAGGCTGGCCGGGCCGGTGCTGGCGGGCCGGGCCGACCTGGTCGCCGGGCGGCGCCGGCCGGTCACCCGCGCCGCCTGGCCTTGGCACGCCCGCGCCGGCAACGCGCTGCTCGCCGCCGGGCTGCGCCGCCGGGGCGTACCGGTGCACGACCTGAGCCCGATCCGGGTGGCCCGCCGCGCGGCGCTGCTGGACCTCGGCGTCGCGGACCGCGCCTTCGGCTACCCGCTGGAGCTGCTGCTCCGCGCGGCCGCCGCCGGGTGGTGGATCGTCGAGCTGGACGTGCCGTACGCGCCGCGGGCGGCCGGCACCCGGTCGAAGGTCTCCGGCTCGGTCCGGGGCACCGCCCGCGCGGTGCGCGACATGACGGCGGTGCTGCGGGCAGGGGTCGCTCCGGTGAGGGCGGCACGGCGTTGCCCCGCGGTCGCGAACGAAGGACGGCCCTCGTGA
- a CDS encoding TIGR04282 family arsenosugar biosynthesis glycosyltransferase: MTVLLVMAKAPVPGRVKTRLCPPLDPDRAAAVAAAALLDTLDAVRAVPGVAPVLAHAGPLNRAVRGAEIRAALAGWTLLPQRGRNLGDRLAAAHVDAGAAFPGRPVLQLGMDTPQVDADLLGAAVAALAGTDAVLGPAADGGWWALGLRDPAVAVVLRAVPMSTPVTGRSTRAALAGRGLRVDALPELADVDEWPTAVAVAAAAPAGRFAAAVREIDRGLTGRLAGTRREIAGRPAGPGAVAARAGGATR; this comes from the coding sequence GTGACGGTGCTGCTGGTGATGGCGAAGGCGCCCGTGCCGGGCCGGGTGAAGACCCGGCTCTGCCCGCCGCTCGACCCCGACCGGGCCGCGGCGGTCGCCGCCGCCGCGCTGCTGGACACCCTTGACGCGGTCCGGGCGGTGCCCGGCGTGGCGCCGGTGCTGGCCCACGCCGGCCCCCTCAATCGCGCGGTACGGGGTGCGGAGATCCGGGCCGCGCTGGCCGGCTGGACCCTGCTGCCCCAGCGCGGCCGCAACCTCGGCGACCGGCTGGCCGCCGCGCACGTGGACGCGGGCGCGGCGTTCCCCGGCCGACCGGTGCTGCAGCTCGGCATGGACACCCCGCAGGTCGACGCGGACCTGCTCGGCGCGGCCGTGGCGGCGCTGGCCGGCACGGACGCGGTGCTCGGCCCGGCCGCGGACGGCGGTTGGTGGGCGCTGGGGCTGCGCGACCCGGCGGTGGCGGTGGTGCTGCGGGCGGTGCCGATGTCCACCCCGGTGACCGGGCGGTCGACCCGGGCCGCGCTGGCCGGCCGGGGCCTGCGGGTCGACGCCCTGCCGGAGCTCGCCGACGTGGACGAGTGGCCGACCGCCGTCGCCGTCGCCGCCGCCGCGCCGGCCGGTCGCTTCGCCGCGGCGGTACGGGAGATCGACCGTGGGCTGACCGGCCGCCTCGCCGGAACGCGGCGGGAGATCGCGGGCCGACCCGCCGGACCGGGGGCGGTCGCGGCGCGCGCGGGCGGGGCAACCCGGTGA
- a CDS encoding class I SAM-dependent methyltransferase, whose protein sequence is MTGPALLAGGFEAALADPDDHCGEDAHWLVLDDGVRVPLPVRRWHGPPEPALTEVVRRCIGPTVDLGCGPGRLTAALAERGLVALGVDVSAVAVRLARGRGAAALRRDVLAPLPGEGRWAHALLVDGNIGIGGDPVRLLRRCAGLLRPGGTALVELAPPGASLWRGRAYVSSGGRVGDDERGPAFRWARVGMELAQPLASAAGFRVAAVLPLDRRWFVELVRR, encoded by the coding sequence GTGACCGGGCCCGCGCTGCTCGCCGGGGGCTTCGAGGCCGCGCTGGCCGACCCCGACGACCACTGCGGCGAGGACGCGCACTGGCTGGTGCTCGACGACGGGGTGCGGGTGCCGCTGCCGGTGCGCCGGTGGCACGGGCCACCCGAGCCGGCCCTGACCGAGGTGGTGCGGCGGTGCATCGGGCCGACCGTCGACCTGGGCTGCGGGCCGGGCCGGCTCACCGCCGCGCTGGCCGAGCGGGGGCTGGTCGCCCTCGGCGTGGACGTCTCGGCGGTCGCCGTCCGGCTGGCCCGGGGCCGGGGCGCGGCGGCCCTGCGCCGGGACGTCCTCGCGCCGCTGCCCGGCGAGGGGCGCTGGGCGCACGCCCTGCTGGTCGACGGCAACATCGGCATCGGCGGCGACCCGGTACGCCTGCTGCGCCGCTGTGCCGGCCTGCTGCGTCCCGGCGGCACGGCGCTGGTCGAGCTGGCGCCGCCGGGTGCAAGCCTGTGGCGGGGGCGCGCGTACGTCAGCTCGGGCGGACGTGTCGGCGACGACGAGCGCGGGCCGGCGTTCCGCTGGGCCCGGGTGGGGATGGAACTGGCCCAGCCGTTGGCGTCCGCCGCCGGCTTCCGGGTCGCCGCCGTGTTGCCGCTCGACCGCCGCTGGTTCGTCGAACTGGTCCGCCGGTAG
- a CDS encoding GNAT family N-acetyltransferase, which translates to MLDRRLFLHLATWLGQWPAGPGVHVVRSHRRARPAWDGRLRPAIAVAAPGCAVLSVPPDRVEAVRAVARGRPLAGLVPALPTAVGLPDWPTHGGAFRWSLAPAPLPDVGEWSAPTGPGLPPWLRLFDREVLVVRDADGGYLAGAGIKRHDAHGHELAVGTAPAARGRGLARRLVAQAARRVLDEGAVPTYLHDFGNAASARVAEAAGFPDRGWTSYGVFPS; encoded by the coding sequence GTGCTCGACCGGCGGTTGTTCCTGCACCTGGCGACCTGGCTGGGGCAGTGGCCGGCCGGTCCGGGGGTGCACGTGGTCCGCTCGCACCGCCGCGCGCGCCCGGCCTGGGACGGCCGGCTGCGCCCCGCCATCGCGGTCGCCGCCCCCGGCTGCGCCGTCCTTTCCGTGCCGCCGGACCGGGTCGAGGCGGTCCGGGCCGTGGCCCGCGGACGCCCGCTGGCGGGCCTGGTGCCCGCGCTGCCGACGGCGGTCGGGCTGCCGGACTGGCCCACCCACGGCGGCGCCTTCCGGTGGAGCCTGGCCCCGGCGCCGCTGCCCGACGTCGGCGAGTGGTCCGCGCCGACCGGGCCTGGGCTGCCGCCCTGGCTGCGGCTCTTCGACCGGGAGGTGCTGGTGGTGCGGGACGCCGACGGGGGATACCTCGCCGGCGCGGGGATCAAACGACACGACGCCCACGGGCACGAGCTGGCCGTCGGCACGGCACCGGCCGCCCGGGGGCGGGGGCTGGCCCGGCGGCTCGTCGCGCAGGCGGCCCGGCGGGTGCTCGACGAGGGCGCCGTCCCCACCTACCTGCACGATTTCGGCAACGCCGCGTCGGCCCGGGTGGCCGAGGCGGCCGGCTTCCCGGACCGGGGTTGGACGTCGTACGGGGTTTTCCCGAGCTGA
- a CDS encoding TetR family transcriptional regulator, whose product MTEQTAPTTGAGGPTTGEPATTRGEQTRQLILDTAMRLFRERGYARTTMRAIAQEAGVAVGNAYYYFGSKDHLIQEFYADTQTEHQAAAAPVLAREREFAARLAGVLHAGVDVLTPYHSFAASFFKTAAEPTSPMSPFSAESSAPREASIALFREVLEGSTVRVDAELRPALPELLWLAYMGVVLYWVHDRSPEQVRTRKLIDGAVPLVDRLVGLSRLRVLRPVTRQVLDLIRTLRH is encoded by the coding sequence ATGACCGAGCAGACTGCCCCGACGACCGGTGCGGGTGGCCCGACCACCGGCGAACCGGCGACCACCCGGGGTGAGCAGACCCGGCAGCTCATCCTGGACACGGCGATGCGGCTGTTCCGGGAGCGCGGCTACGCCCGGACCACGATGCGCGCGATCGCCCAGGAGGCGGGCGTGGCGGTGGGCAACGCCTACTACTACTTCGGCTCCAAGGACCACCTGATCCAGGAGTTCTACGCGGACACCCAGACCGAGCACCAGGCGGCGGCCGCGCCGGTGCTCGCCCGGGAACGCGAGTTCGCCGCGCGGCTGGCGGGGGTGCTGCACGCCGGCGTGGACGTGCTCACCCCGTACCACTCGTTCGCCGCGAGCTTCTTCAAGACGGCGGCCGAGCCCACCTCACCGATGAGCCCGTTCTCCGCCGAGTCCTCCGCGCCCCGGGAGGCGTCCATCGCGCTGTTCCGGGAGGTGCTGGAGGGTTCCACCGTCCGGGTCGACGCGGAGCTGCGCCCGGCGCTGCCCGAGCTGCTCTGGCTCGCGTACATGGGAGTGGTCCTCTACTGGGTGCACGACCGGTCCCCGGAGCAGGTCCGCACCCGCAAGCTGATCGACGGCGCGGTGCCGCTGGTCGACCGGCTGGTCGGGCTCTCCCGACTGCGGGTGCTGCGCCCGGTCACCCGCCAGGTGCTCGACCTGATCCGCACCCTGCGTCACTGA
- a CDS encoding thiol-disulfide oxidoreductase DCC family protein encodes MSATPDGGAGLTPADPTGHGAGGVRGFTVLYDARCPLCRAARRWLASRPQLVPLEFVPAGSAEARRRFPGLDHEATLRDLTVVADTGAVYAGDGAWFACLWALADHRSTAERLARPHLLPLARRVVATASSVRELVREPSPDPGYGDDDDRADCPDDRCGWPDHRRTGDHPG; translated from the coding sequence ATGAGCGCCACGCCGGACGGCGGAGCGGGACTGACCCCCGCGGACCCCACCGGGCACGGGGCCGGTGGGGTCCGTGGGTTCACCGTCCTCTACGACGCGCGCTGCCCGCTGTGCCGGGCGGCCCGGCGGTGGCTGGCGTCGCGGCCGCAGCTCGTACCCCTGGAGTTCGTGCCGGCCGGCTCGGCCGAGGCCCGGCGGCGCTTCCCCGGCCTCGATCACGAGGCGACCCTGCGGGACCTGACCGTCGTCGCCGACACCGGCGCGGTGTACGCGGGGGACGGTGCCTGGTTCGCCTGCCTCTGGGCGCTGGCCGACCACCGGTCCACCGCCGAACGACTGGCCCGCCCGCACCTGCTGCCGCTGGCCCGGCGGGTGGTGGCGACCGCCTCCTCGGTACGCGAGCTGGTCCGGGAACCATCGCCGGACCCGGGATACGGTGACGACGATGACCGAGCAGACTGCCCCGACGACCGGTGCGGGTGGCCCGACCACCGGCGAACCGGCGACCACCCGGGGTGA
- a CDS encoding STAS domain-containing protein: protein MQVGTREAGPGQVVLAPVGEIDMASVPVFDQVLDALLDRPGVVEILIDLTDVLFLDSTGVAALLRGAAEAVGRGATLRVANPRPVVARVLRITAVDVLLGLTDGDGRSTAGPGWRGLS from the coding sequence ATGCAGGTCGGAACGCGCGAGGCGGGGCCCGGCCAGGTGGTCCTCGCCCCGGTCGGCGAGATCGACATGGCCAGCGTCCCGGTGTTCGATCAGGTGCTGGACGCTCTCCTCGACCGGCCCGGGGTGGTGGAGATCCTGATCGATCTGACCGACGTCCTGTTCCTCGACTCGACCGGGGTGGCCGCCCTGCTGCGCGGCGCGGCCGAGGCGGTCGGCCGCGGCGCGACCCTGCGGGTGGCCAACCCGCGGCCGGTGGTGGCCCGGGTCCTGCGGATCACCGCAGTGGACGTCCTGCTCGGCTTGACCGACGGCGACGGCCGCTCCACCGCCGGGCCGGGCTGGCGCGGGCTCAGCTGA